Genomic segment of Methanoculleus horonobensis:
TCACCGAAGACGGGATCAGAACGGTATAACGCCGGAAAAGACCGTCTCGGCGGGACCTTCCATCGTGACGGTCTCGCCGAACCGGATCACGAGCGGGCCGCCTTTTGTCTCGACCCTGACCGTATTCCCGACTTTGCCGAGGTGATGGGCGACCGCGGCGGACGCCGTCGCGCCGGTGCCGCAGCTCTCGGTCTCGCCCTCGACGCCGCGCTCGAACGTCCGGATCCGGATCGTGTCGTTGCCGGCCTCTTCGACGAAGTTGACGTTCGCGCCCTCTACGAAGGAGGGGTGGTTCCTGATGGCCGGACCGACGGCGGCGATATCGACTGCGCCTATTTCTTTCACGAAGGCAACCGCGTGGGGAACGCCGGTGTTCGCGGCATACACGGTGAAACCCCGGATCTCCTCTCTGTATTCGCCGTTCCCGGTGGCCGGGATGGCGCTCCGCTCGAACGCGGGCTCAGGCATCGTGATCGTTGCGGTGAACGCGTCATCGGCATAGCCTGCCGAGACCTGGACGACCCCCACCCCGGTCTCGACCGAGCAGGACTCTTTCACGTATCCGGCGTCGTAGGCGTACTTCGCGAGGCACCTGATACCGTTCCCGCACATCGCGGCCTCGCTCTCGTCGGGCTGGAAGAGCCGCATCCGGATCTCGGCCGCCTCGGACGCCTGGAGGAAGAGGATCCCGTCGGCGCCGATGCCGAACCTGCGGTCGCAGAAGAGCGCCGCAAACGCCCCCTTCATATCCCCGGGAATGACCTCGCCGTTATGCTCGTCGATCAGAACGAAGTCGTTGCCGTTTCCCTGCAGTTTGGTGAACGCGATCTCCATGGTATAGCCTCTCCTGTAGGTATGGGAGCGGCGGGTGATAAACCGTGTGGGGGTTGGGTTCCAGCCCCGGCGATCAGGGCTTCCTCACGCCGCACCGCAGAGACGCGTCCACCCCGACGAATCCATTTCAGGACCCATGACCGGCTCCGGCGGGGAGATGAATACCGTGAACTTCACCGGAATACTCTCGATTCCCATCTCCCTTGCCCGCGTATCGAGCATCGCATACACCGCGTCTATCGAGAATACGTTCTCCGGCGGAGGCGGGCCGTTCCAGACGTTCACCCGGAGATACCCGTCGATGTCGTAGCCGTACCCGATGAGGGACCCGTTGGGGTAGAGGTAGCGTTCCCGTATCAGACTCTCTGTGGCGGCGGTGAAGACTGAGAACGATATTCCGCTCCCACCCTTCGAGAAGGGAAGCCCTCCGAGCGTGACGGTGACGGGCTCCTGTCTGTTCAGGGCGGCTTTGAGGTCTTCTACCCCCGGTCCGGTGAAGACCCGTTGGGATGACTGGAGTTTCGCGGTAGATGTTCCCGACCCCTGACCCGGGAAATCTTCCGGATGATCCTCGTTGCTCTCGTCATAGCGGTGCCGAGCAACAGAGCGATAGTTATGCAACTCTCTAAGCCTTTCTGCAAGTTCTCTGCTCTCACTCTCATTCATGCCGTCAAGATACGATACCCCTGGCATCTCTTCGATCATTTGAGAGACTTCCTTATCGCTCAATCTGTTTCCGGCATCATCAAAGAGATGAGGACTTCTCTCCAGCACTACGTCCCGGTCTACCGGATCCCCTCCGAACGGACGGATATTCTCCGGAGTATCCTCATTCGCGCTCACCGCCGCCACGAAGAATGTGCCGACGATCAGCAACACCGCAAGCAGGGCGCTGATCCCGGAGAGGAATTTCGTATTCATGGTTCCTGTCCTCCTTTTCACGCGCATCCCAAAGGCCACGGAACCGCAACGGCTATCCACGATGTGCAGCCAGCACGACCATGAGCCTCCGCACCGGTGCAGGCGCCGCCTGCGAAACCCATGATTGAAAACTCAACGTTCATCTATATCCCTTTTCTGTCACGATCATCTACACGTCGAGGCGTTTCGATCGAGAAGCATGCCGCAACCGGCCGGAGGCCACGCCCGGCCGATACGAGGGCCGGCACGATAGAAAAAGCCGGCCCTGTGCCCCACCCATACGTATATACCCCTCCCGGAACCAAAACATAGGTGCGTATGGCCATGAAACTCAAACTCCTGGAGCTGACTGACGACAAGGCCCGGATCCTCTTTGAAGGCGAAGGCAACACCTACATCGACGCGCTCGCCGCCGAACTCATCCACGATCCGCAGGTGGACGTAGCGCAGCGCAAACAGGCATTCCGGTTCACGGATCCCGAACTGGTCGTCACCACGGTCGGCGACCGGCCACCTCTTCTTGCAGTTACGGACGCGGCAAAGCGGCTCTCCGGCTACGCCGGCGAACTCCTCAGCCAGATGGAAGCGCTCGAGACCGCGTAGGCGTCCCATGAAGAAGAGCGCCGAAGGCTTCGCCCGGGTTGCCCGGGAAGTCTTTGCTCCCATCTACCCCGTCATCGCGGAGCAGGCGCTCGCGTGGTCGGGGATACGGGACGGGATCG
This window contains:
- the dapF gene encoding diaminopimelate epimerase: MEIAFTKLQGNGNDFVLIDEHNGEVIPGDMKGAFAALFCDRRFGIGADGILFLQASEAAEIRMRLFQPDESEAAMCGNGIRCLAKYAYDAGYVKESCSVETGVGVVQVSAGYADDAFTATITMPEPAFERSAIPATGNGEYREEIRGFTVYAANTGVPHAVAFVKEIGAVDIAAVGPAIRNHPSFVEGANVNFVEEAGNDTIRIRTFERGVEGETESCGTGATASAAVAHHLGKVGNTVRVETKGGPLVIRFGETVTMEGPAETVFSGVIPF
- a CDS encoding DNA-directed RNA polymerase subunit L translates to MKLKLLELTDDKARILFEGEGNTYIDALAAELIHDPQVDVAQRKQAFRFTDPELVVTTVGDRPPLLAVTDAAKRLSGYAGELLSQMEALETA